TGTGCCCCGCCGTTTAATGCGCGGGACTTTCTAAAATAGCAATTCCCGCGAAAAACAGATGAACCGGGATCAGGTAAGCCGTTTGCGGCACGCCTGTCTCTCTACATGACTCAAGGATGATGCGAACCGCACACCAACTATCGGGCAGTTGTAAACTGCTAAACCTGCATTCAGGCATCAGCAATTGCAGAAGGCGGAAGTAAGAAGACGGAAGGCAGTGGACGGAAGACGGGGGACGGAAGATGGAAGACAGAATGAAAAAACTAAAACGTCAACCGTATTTAGGCATCGACACGGAGTTTCCCCAAAAAAACGAAAGTCGGCACAGCTACAGCCGTTTGGAAAGGTTGAGTTGTCTTCCCAAAACATTTTTCGTCGGGACAGTGCGAACGTGGGTTTTGCCTGGTGCTGCAAGTTGCAGCGCGCAGAAACAGCTTGTTTTATCAAAACCCGAAGGCGTATTATGGGTATGCTGATCTTCATTTCAAACACGAACGCAAATAAACCATGCTGAACATCCCGCTGAAACCCGCTTTTGGGACAGCCGCCCTGCTTGTATTGTTGTTGGCCGCCTGTACCCCTGAAAACGAGCTGCCCGATCCCGTTCAGGCGTGGTGGGAAGGGGCGTCAGTTTGCGAGGTGCTGGAGGAGAACCGGCATATGCGGGCGCTGCGCTGCACGTTTCCGCCGGGGGGGGGACATGAGCGGCACTTCCATGACCGGCATTTTGGCTACACCGTGCAGGGCAGCCGCTTCCGGATTACCGATGCGACCGGTACCCGCGAGGTTGATGTGACAACCGGTGGCCATTTCTACAGCGATGGCATCGAATGGCACGAAGTGCTGAACATCGGGGACAGCACGGCGGTGTTTCTGATTATTGAGCTGCGGTGAAAACAAGGCGCGCGGTTGCGGGCAAATTTTTTCGTCAAACCAAAGGGTATTTCGACACCTGTTTTCGCGCACAAAAAAAACTCCGGGAAACAAATCCCGGAGGTTGACTAAAAAAGTGTACCGCAGCAATCTTGCTTAGTACTTCACCGAGCAGCCGTAGGGGCGGGTCGTTGGGATGGCTACGGGCTCGCCGGCCATTGCGGCATCGAGGGCGGCTACGAGGTAGTTCTCGGCTTCGGCAATGGTATCGGGGTTGGCGCTTGGTACGCTGTCGATGGCACCGTCATACAGTAAAATGCCGTCCGGATCAATGACGAACATGTGCGGGGTAGTGCGGGCATTGTAGGCACGACCCACATTGCCGGGCTCATCAATCAGGATGGCGTGCTGCGCGGAGTTGTGTGCGCGCATGGCTTCGCGGGCCTGTTCCTGTGTGAGATGTCCCTGCTCGCCTTCGCGGGAGGAAATAATGGAGAGCCAAACGACATCATGCTCCGCATAATGACGCTGAAGGCGCTGCATTTCGCCTGCGCCGTAAAACTTGCGGACAAACGGGCAGTCGTGGTTCAGCCACTCAAGCACGACAAAGCTGCCGCGGAAATCCGAGAGGCTTACTTCTTCGCCGTTCTGATTGACAAGCGTGAACTCAGGGGCGGCTTCTCCGATAGGCGGAGATTGCGGGCTGTCGCCGGAACCGGCAAAAACGCCGCTAAACAGGCCTGCAACAAGCAGCAGGCTGATGGTAAGAGCTAACTTTTTCATGAGCTTAGAGATTAGGGTTAGGATTGATTCAGGGATGGTGAGATTCGATATGGAACGCCCGGTTGCCGTGTTCCGTGCCATGGACGAGTACGCCGGCTACGCTACCGGGCGTACTGTGCGCGTACCGGGAAAGGCGCAGCTGCATCCAGAGGGCGCCATCGGCAGTTTGGATTTGCTGTGCGGCGGTGTTATCCACGAGATCATCGGCGATGGGGTAGAACCGCAGGGGGTCGGTTTCGGGATTGAAAGCCGAGGCAAGCGCACCCTCAAGGCGCAGGATGATGTGACCCTCATCGGTGGTGAAAGCCGGATTCAGGTCATGGGCTTCGGCGGGAAGTTTGTCACGGAAGCGTCCGAAAAGGCCGGCATGTCCGGAGGCCTGCTGTTCTGCGGACTGCACCTCAACGGTAATGCTGTGCCGCTCGAAGGCCGGCAAACAAACGGCTTCGCATACAAGGTACTCAAGCCGGGCTTCGAGGGTGTAACTGCCCGGTTCAACTGAAGCGGCAACCGAAAGCGGCTGCATCAGCAGGGTTTCGTCTTTGTAGCCGTAGGTGATAAGGTGCCCCTCTTCGAAGGTGCCGGGAAAGGGCCACTGGATGTCGCCGGTGCTGAAGCCTTCGGGAAGCTCCCATGAAATGCGCGCGGCCAGTCCGGAATCGCCGGGGTTGCGCCAGTAGGTGTGCCAGCCGGACTCAATGTCAAAATGGAAGCCGAGGGTTGTTGATTGTCCTGCGGCGAGCGGCATGTGCTCGGAAATCAGGCTTACATCCACATGGTCGGAGCCTGGACTAGGTTGCGCGAATACGTTTGTTTGAACAACAATCAGGCTGAAAAACAGTGGTAAAAGGTATTTCATGCGCGGTTTGGTTGTGATGAAAAGTTAGTGAGATATATACAAAAACAATCCAAGCCATGAAACTCCGCCGCCAATGCCTTTACATTTGGTGCGAAATCTTTGAAAATCAGAAGTTTCGGGAGGGGACCTCAAAAGCGTCTTTGCATGCTGAACCCGCAACAATTATTCGCCGAGTTGTTGCTATGTCTTATTTGCTGCGTATAGCTGACAGGCCAACAAGTCTTCCAATTCAAGATCAGAATAATCCCGTAGAATTTCGTGCATATCCATTCCGGAATTCATGAGTTCAAGAAGTGACTCAACAGGGTATCGCAAATTTCGAATGACCGGTTTTCCGAAACAAATATCCGGGTTTTGTGTGATTCGGTTGAGGTGATTGTCGCTCATGTATAAAAATAGTAAGGATGTGCTTATTGCCTCGCGGATTTTAAGGATTAAGCAGGATTTGCGCGGATTATTTTTAGGATGATTCCAACTCCAAACCCCGCTCCGCGTCATCCCGAACACCTGCCCTTTTTCAACAACAGGGATGTCTGGAATTAGCACGGAGCGCCTGCACCCAAAAAGCAAGGAACACGACACCGATTTGGGATGTCAGGAACCAGCATTGTCTCCAGTGATGTGCACGGGGTTTCCCCCAAAAAAATACCGGAATGGGAATCAGCACCGGTGCCGCTCATCAGTTTTGGACCTGCTTTACGAAGCCGTTGATGCCCTGTCGGCTGAGGCGCCGCCGCTGCCGTTCGGCGTCGCGCTGATTCCGGAATTCGCCCACATACACCCGGTAAACGGTCTGGCCCTGTACGCGGCCTTCGGCGACCCGCGCACCGCGGATGCTGCGTGCATGCGCGGTAGCTTCCTGTCTCGTGTTGAAAGAAGCGACCTGCACGGTAAACAGCTCGCGTGCGATAGCGGCCCGCTGCACGGGTACCGGACTCCGCAGAATGGTGAGCTCGACCGGCGCTATGCCGCTCTGAATCATGTCTATTTCGCGGGCTGCCGCGCGGGAGAGATCGATGATGCGGTTGTTGGCGTACGGGCCGCGGTCGTTGATGCGCACAACCACCTTTTTGCCGTTGTGGAGGTTGCGCACGCCCACCACGGTATCGAACGGCAGGGTGCGGTGTGCTGCGGTGAGGGCTTCCTGATCGTAGCGCTCGCCGTTGGCCGTTGCCTGACCATGAAAGCCGGGCCCGTACCAGCTCGCTTCGCCCCGCTCGAAGACCGTGCCCGTTCGGACGGTGTCGCGCTGGGAGCGGCAGCCGGAGAGGACCATCATCCCCAAAAAGAAAAAGAGCAGCGTAATGCGCAGGTTCATGGCGGACCTCATCGGACTTGCATGGGCTTTTGGTAAAAACCTTCGGGGCCGCGCCACCACAGGGTGCGGCTTTTGAGGTCGGTGTAAAGCAGGGTGCAGCCGCCGCCGCGGAATTCCTCAAAGAAGCCGATGGCCATGGGTTTGGTGCCGCCCGTATAGTGCAGCACGCTCTGCCGGTTTTGCAGGCTCATGAACAGCTGCTCGGCAATATCCTGAATGGCGTCGAGGTCGAAAGCCGGCACGGGAACGAGCTGCGTTTCGGCGCCGAGTGCGTCACGGATTTTGGACTGAAGCGCGATGGCATCCGCCCCCGATTCCCTGGTGTGACAGATCACAACCGTGTGCGGATTCACTTCGAGAGCGGCTTCGAAATTGACTTCTGTATCGGCGGCTGAGGCTAAAAGGCAGACGAGGGTTTGCACGGTAAAAGCGGTGTTAGGGAAGGGTGAAGCGGGAAATCAGGCGTCGCCGCGACGGCCAAAAAGAATGGCGGCGAGGTAAAAGGTCGTGCCGAGGGCGGGGCCGTAGGCCATGATGCCGAAACGCGAGGCTTCGGTAATGTCGCTCAGGAAAAGCGCCGTGATCAGAATCCCGGTCGGAATGGCCGGACCCAGCACATAATCGGTCGGGATTTTCTCGGGATAGCCTGTGAGGCGGGTGATAAGCATCATAATCGTGAACGCAATGCCCATCACGGCGGCGAGGGTGAAAAACAGGCCCGGCAGTCCGACCGAAAGCAAGAGCGGGCGCACAAAGGCGAAAATCACCGCAGAGAGGCTTACCCCAAGGAGAAACAGCGGCATACCCGATTTATGAATGGATTCAAACATGGTATGGAAGTGTGTGAGAAGGTCAGTCTCAAAAATACACATCCCAGATGAACTTCATTCCTAAAAATAAAGACGCAAAGCGCGCTTTATCTGTATGATGCGATGTAAGACGCAGTCAGAAAGTTGAAGTCGTTGGTCAGAACGAAAACTGAATACTGAGGGATGGACTAAATCCCGGCATCCTGCGGTCATAGACCGAAAGCTCCTGCGTGCCGTCTTCGTGCATGGCATGTGCGTGAACCCCGCGGTCAATGATGTTGCGGCGGTTCATCAGGTTTACGAGATCAAGGCGCGTCTGTAGCTGGGTGATACCTATGCTGCGGGTGTAGATGACTGACAGGTCAAACTGACTGTAGGCGGGCAGACGGTCCGCTTCGGGCTGTGTGAAGTCGAAACGGTCGATGCCGTGCACATTGTGCATCATCAGGAAGTCGTAGTAGGCCTGACGGAAACCCCAGGTCCGCCCCGAAATGTACTGCCAGCGACCGGAGACAGTCCAGTTGTTCGTAAGGTGCCCCATCACCCGGGCCTGAACGCTGTGCGGCTGATTCCAGGGCGCAGGCATCACCCGGCCAAACTGTGACTGCATGTTGATTTCGGCGTAGCTGTAATCGTATCCCAAAAGAAGGTTGAGACTGTTTCCCATCAATTGCTGATTCAGTCTAACACTGCCGCCCCAGGAATTCAGGTCGGTGATTTCGGCAAACGCATCGAAGCCTTCGCGGGTGTGACCGCTGTCAGTAAGGAGGCGGTCGTACGAGGTGATGTAGCCGGTCGGCTGATGACGCAGCCAGCCTTCGAGGCGTATGGTTGTGCCGGGTGCCGGCTCCGAAAGAAAGCTTGCGCTGCCCTGCCAGGCCCTCGGCTGCGGCAGGCGGCTGTCATGCGCCCAAATCGTGAAAGACGGCACAATGGAGCTCGGTCCCGCATTGGTGATGTCGAACTGATTGATGAACTGCCGGTACAAGCCGCCGGCAACACGCACTGACCAAAATCCTATAGCTGATTTCTGACGATCATACTGCGCCTGCGCACGCGGCTCCAGAAAGGTTTGGTTGGAACCTGTGAGGCGGGTCAGGCGCGAGCCTGCGGTAAAACGCCAGGGGCCGGGCAGGCTGAAGTGCGTATTCAAATAAGTGCTGAAGTGTCCCGAGCGCTGTTCATCGCCCGCGGGCAGATAAAAGAGCGAGCTCAGATCGAAGGATGAGGCCACAAAGTCGGCCTGAATTCCGGCGGATAGTGAAAGCCGGGGATTGATGGCGTAATCGGCATCTGCGCGCCCGAGAAAATGGCGGATTTCATTGCGGTCGTGCTGCAGGGCGCCATGCCCGAGGTTTTCACGGTAGAGCGAGAACACTTCGGCATCGCTGAGCGGCATTTCACCGGCAAGTGCGGCAAACACGCTGTTATCCGCCATAATATAGTTGTGCCGCATCCGGTTGCCGGAGAAACCGGCCTGAAAGCTCAGGTCGAGGCGCGGACTCACGACCCAGTCATAACCGAGCTGCGCGACCGTGTTTTGCCAGTTGTAGTGATCGCGCGAAAACATGAAGCCGTCTTCAAAAAACTGTTCCCGGGCAAGTACATCCGTCTCCACTTCATTGAGCCCGCTGTAGAGCGAAAAATTAATCCTGCGATACGCGCCAAGCTCCGCTGATCCGGCAAGGTGCACGTCATAAAAGGCGATATTTGAGGCGTTGGCCACCGGCTGAAAACTGCGCATGCCCGCACTCGTAAGTCCCTGAGCACTGATGAGGCTGTACAGCATGGGGTCAATCGCGTCCCACTCACTCAGCGTACCCGAAAGCGTCGGATCTTCGAAAATGTCCCATACCGATGACCGTAGCGCGGCCATAAGATTCATCCGGTTGCCGGTTGGTGTTGTGTGTGAAGCGGAGCCAAAGAAGTTGGTACTTAGCGGATCGGCCTGCCAGATCAGGTTCTCGCCGTGCTGCGGACTTACCGCGTGTTTTAGCCCAATGCTGCCGGCAATATGGCTTCCCATGGAAGCATCAAAACCGGCCTTTTCGAGCTCAACGCGGCTGATGGCGAACGGACTGAAAGCGCTCAGCAACTGTCCAAAACTGTACGGGTTGTACACCGGCATGCCGTCGAGATACATACGGTGTTCGCCCCGCTGTGCGCCCTGAA
This genomic stretch from Cyclonatronum proteinivorum harbors:
- a CDS encoding cupin domain-containing protein produces the protein MLNIPLKPAFGTAALLVLLLAACTPENELPDPVQAWWEGASVCEVLEENRHMRALRCTFPPGGGHERHFHDRHFGYTVQGSRFRITDATGTREVDVTTGGHFYSDGIEWHEVLNIGDSTAVFLIIELR
- a CDS encoding thioredoxin family protein, which produces MKKLALTISLLLVAGLFSGVFAGSGDSPQSPPIGEAAPEFTLVNQNGEEVSLSDFRGSFVVLEWLNHDCPFVRKFYGAGEMQRLQRHYAEHDVVWLSIISSREGEQGHLTQEQAREAMRAHNSAQHAILIDEPGNVGRAYNARTTPHMFVIDPDGILLYDGAIDSVPSANPDTIAEAENYLVAALDAAMAGEPVAIPTTRPYGCSVKY
- a CDS encoding protein-disulfide reductase DsbD domain-containing protein, whose protein sequence is MKYLLPLFFSLIVVQTNVFAQPSPGSDHVDVSLISEHMPLAAGQSTTLGFHFDIESGWHTYWRNPGDSGLAARISWELPEGFSTGDIQWPFPGTFEEGHLITYGYKDETLLMQPLSVAASVEPGSYTLEARLEYLVCEAVCLPAFERHSITVEVQSAEQQASGHAGLFGRFRDKLPAEAHDLNPAFTTDEGHIILRLEGALASAFNPETDPLRFYPIADDLVDNTAAQQIQTADGALWMQLRLSRYAHSTPGSVAGVLVHGTEHGNRAFHIESHHP
- a CDS encoding DUF433 domain-containing protein, translated to MTRSGVWSWNHPKNNPRKSCLILKIREAISTSLLFLYMSDNHLNRITQNPDICFGKPVIRNLRYPVESLLELMNSGMDMHEILRDYSDLELEDLLACQLYAANKT
- a CDS encoding septal ring lytic transglycosylase RlpA family protein, which translates into the protein MNLRITLLFFFLGMMVLSGCRSQRDTVRTGTVFERGEASWYGPGFHGQATANGERYDQEALTAAHRTLPFDTVVGVRNLHNGKKVVVRINDRGPYANNRIIDLSRAAAREIDMIQSGIAPVELTILRSPVPVQRAAIARELFTVQVASFNTRQEATAHARSIRGARVAEGRVQGQTVYRVYVGEFRNQRDAERQRRRLSRQGINGFVKQVQN
- a CDS encoding Card1-like endonuclease domain-containing protein, whose amino-acid sequence is MQTLVCLLASAADTEVNFEAALEVNPHTVVICHTRESGADAIALQSKIRDALGAETQLVPVPAFDLDAIQDIAEQLFMSLQNRQSVLHYTGGTKPMAIGFFEEFRGGGCTLLYTDLKSRTLWWRGPEGFYQKPMQVR
- a CDS encoding TonB-dependent receptor, which translates into the protein MMSLLPFQTSVAQHTSPAFSVDFSGEALPEALQKVAALTSADLIYDPRIVGTRPVYRRVRGNTTAELLTSLLQGTQLDFIILSSGTFVIVQSAQRPPDFGAFSGQVVDAATGEPLQGATVMFADASGGTVTNRSGFFSINNMMSGRHELIFSFIGYEAVRKTIEVDGNDTTRERIPLNPKPLDVNPVVVSAHRSMLPASWHHETAEARSLWSTGDRHQCAVQSLSLFSGVQHGLPLSDTHIQGAQRGEHRMYLDGMPVYNPYSFGQLLSAFSPFAISRVELEKAGFDASMGSHIAGSIGLKHAVSPQHGENLIWQADPLSTNFFGSASHTTPTGNRMNLMAALRSSVWDIFEDPTLSGTLSEWDAIDPMLYSLISAQGLTSAGMRSFQPVANASNIAFYDVHLAGSAELGAYRRINFSLYSGLNEVETDVLAREQFFEDGFMFSRDHYNWQNTVAQLGYDWVVSPRLDLSFQAGFSGNRMRHNYIMADNSVFAALAGEMPLSDAEVFSLYRENLGHGALQHDRNEIRHFLGRADADYAINPRLSLSAGIQADFVASSFDLSSLFYLPAGDEQRSGHFSTYLNTHFSLPGPWRFTAGSRLTRLTGSNQTFLEPRAQAQYDRQKSAIGFWSVRVAGGLYRQFINQFDITNAGPSSIVPSFTIWAHDSRLPQPRAWQGSASFLSEPAPGTTIRLEGWLRHQPTGYITSYDRLLTDSGHTREGFDAFAEITDLNSWGGSVRLNQQLMGNSLNLLLGYDYSYAEINMQSQFGRVMPAPWNQPHSVQARVMGHLTNNWTVSGRWQYISGRTWGFRQAYYDFLMMHNVHGIDRFDFTQPEADRLPAYSQFDLSVIYTRSIGITQLQTRLDLVNLMNRRNIIDRGVHAHAMHEDGTQELSVYDRRMPGFSPSLSIQFSF